The sequence below is a genomic window from Entelurus aequoreus isolate RoL-2023_Sb linkage group LG15, RoL_Eaeq_v1.1, whole genome shotgun sequence.
CATGCCGGCGTCCGCGAACGGGTTGATGCCCAGCGCCACCTCGCGCTCCGACACCTCGCCCGCCGAGTGGTGCCGGGCCGAGCCGAAGGTGGTGACTCCGATGGCGGGGTACTGGGGTCCTGCGTCCAGGAGCATGGCGTGTCGAGCGAGGAGTGAACCCACGCAGGAAGATGTCGCGCACACACGGGTCTtcttcccctcccctcccctcggtCGTCGTCGCCCtccgaaaaaaaaaaagaaaaacaaaatccGACAAACCTTCTTGTTGACTTTCTACGGCGCGTCGGACGCCCCACGCGTGAAACACAACAACAACCCacgcgtgttttttttttttttttcttttcttttttttttttttttcttctctctccCCGTGGCGCGACTTTCACCTCCTCGGTCAGACGGCGAGCAGCAGACTGATAGTCGCAATCATTCCTGCAGATAAATGAATTGCAAAGACAACACCGTCCAGCCCTGATCAATgggaggaggggagggggggagggcAGTCACGTGGGGGCCCGGGACGCGCCCTCATTGGCTGatccgcacccccccccccctcacacacTCCCAAAAAGAACCCCCGTCCCTCCACCTCCCCTCAATAATAATCCACGTAGCGACGACATATTTGATTTTACTTTCACTATCCAGAAAACCACTTTCACTTTgcgcaaatattaaaaaaaaaaacaacatatatatataaatattattagacCTGCTTTGATCACGTGTTACCAAATGTGCAAGGAAGCTAAATGTACatttcaaaaaataatatttgcatattttgctaatttaattaaaacaattaaaatgacTTGAAGTGTTTGCATAAATGTAATATGTACGTTAAATatgaaatcaaaatataaatacatgtgcatttaaaaaaatatatacatatatatatatacatatttgcaaatgtaaataaataagtaaagattcaaaataaataaaaatgacttgAAATGTTAGTATAAAAgtaatcaaataaaatatataaataaatgtacattttgaaataaaataaaatatacatattttgcaaatttaattggataaataatacattaaaaacacttGAAATGACTAGCATAAATGTAATCTGTAcgttaaatatgaaataaaaatataaataaatgtgcatttaaaaatatatatatatatacatatttgcaaaagtaaataaataaataaagattcaaaataaataaaaatgacttgAAATGTTAGCATAAGtgtaatcaaataaaaaatataaataaatgtacattttgaaataaaattaaaatatacatattttgctaatttaattgaataaataatacattaaaaacacttGAAATGACTAGCATAAATGTAATCTGTAcgctaaatatgaaataaaaatataaataaatgtgcattaaaaaaaaaatatatatatatatatatatatatatatatatatatatatatatatatatatatatatatatatatatatatatatatatacatatttgcaaaagtaaataaataaataaagattcaaaataaataaaaatgacttgAAATGTTAGCATAAGtgtaatcaaataaaaaatataactaaatgtacattttgaaataaaatgaaaatatacatattttgctaatttaattgaataaataatacattaaaaacacttGAAATGACTAGCATAAATGTAATATGTAcgttaaatatgaaataaaaatataaataaatgtgcatttaaaaaaatatatatatatatatacactaccgttcaaaagtttggggtcacccaaacacttttgtggaatagccttcatttctaagaacaagaatagactgtcgagtttcagatgaaagttctctttttctggccattttgagcgtttaattgagcccacaaatgtgatgctccagaaactcaatctgctcaaaggaaggtcagttttgtagcttctgtaacgagctaaactgttttcagatgtgtgaacatgattgcacaagggttttctaatcatcaattagccttctgagccaatgagcaaacacattgaaccactagaacactggagtgatagttgctggaaatgggcctctatacacctatgtagatatcgcaccaaaaaccagacatttgcagctagaatagtcatttaccacattagcaatgtatagagtgtatttctttaaagttaagactagtttaaagttatcttcattgaaaagtacagtgcttttccttcaaaaataaggacatttcaatgtgaccccagtgaacggtagtgtacatatatatatatatatatatatatatatatatatatatatatatatatatatatatatatatatatatatatatatatatatatatatatatatatatatatatatatatatatacatatttgcaaATTTAATTGAatgtaaataaatttaaaaaaaatcaaaataaataaaaaatacttgaaatgTTGGCATACATGTCATCTGTACGTTAAAtaggaaataaaaaatataaatacatttgcattttgaaataaaataaaaatatacacattttgcaaatttaattgaataaataatacattaacaacacTTAAAATGACCAGCATAAATGTAATCTGTAcgttaaatatgaaataaaaatataaataaaggtgcattttaatgtttaaaaaaatagttgcaaATCTATTTGAATAGATAATcaatttaaaaacatgaatacaaaaataaaaatgatttgaAATGTTAGCATACATGTCATCTGTAAGTTAAATAGGAAATAAAATacagaaaaatatatacatatttgcaaatttaattgaataaacaataaataaataaatacaaattcaaaataaagaaaaatgacttgaaatgttagcatacatgtaaatataaatatatatgtaccttacatgtgaaataaaacaatataaataaaccTACATTCAAACATATGCTCGTGTGAAtttatattaatttttaaaaaatatatgaacgTTAATGTAAACACCaattgacataaaaaaaacaacatgtttttttaagtaaataCACAAAAAACGACTTcaaatattaacataaaaacatgtcTACAAATGAATGCCAACCCAAAAATATAAGCGTGCAAGTTCGAatgacacacacataaaaaataccaatgtaaataaaaatgttagctacaaatacaaaagtgtggaaaaaaaataaatatttttttaagcgcTGCTTCTGATGTTTGTTTGTTGACATTCCTCCGCCGAGTAAACGTGATTTAATACATCATATTTCAAAGCCTTCGTGTTTATGGAAGTTGGAAAGCTAACGTTTCACTTTCTCctggaaagtgtgtgtgtgtgtgagtgtgtgtgtgtgtgtgtgtgtgtgtgtgtgtgtgtgtgtgtgtgtgtgtgtgtgtgtgtgtgtgtgtgtgtgtgtgtgtgtgtgtgagtgtgtgtgtgagtgtgtgtgaaaaCCTTGTGGCTTGTAGAATTTATCAAGTGGGATTTGCGGCAGGAACCtgcggaggggaaaaaaaaaaaaagtccgtgCAGAAGTTGGAGATGTCagtcattaaaaaatgtaacacacttccTGCACGGTCCACTAAAGCTGCGACTTGCACTTCCGTCCTTTGCCAACTCGCCCGTTTTAAAGCGCGGGCCCGCGTCTCACACGGCTCAACAGGTGCTAAAACTAAACATGACTTATGGCATTTTTATTATATGACAGCTAATAattggaaggggggggggggaacaagaCAATTGATGACGTCACGCGCTTCATTTAAAATGAAACAATGCAGAAATGACACAAGTGATATTAACATTGgatattaaataaatgataaatagcaTTTATTATTGCAATAAAATCAGATTTGTGTTGAGTGACCTCCGCCAAGGCGACTTGGTGTGAACATCTCGTCAAAAAGGGATGAACTTTCCGTTTCGCGGCAAACTTGCCCCGTTCTCCCGGGTTGCCTGAAGGCACCGCGCATGCGCGCTGGCGCCCGCGCTGTCAGCGAGAAATTGTTTTTCCTTGCGGTTTGGAAGCTGTCAGCGGTGACGTCAATCAGGCGGTTCTGACCAATTAGAGGCCGGCCTGATTgtagggggaggggggagggggctgGGGGGGACGACTCGGCGGGCTGCAGCTCCGGCGTGACGCGCGCTATTCTCCGCGCGTTTGCGTCCCGCTGCTTCCGCAACttttgtcaacttttttttttttttttccatcccgAGCGCGCGCGCGCGCGCCGCGATTAAAACGTATTCGTCTCCGCcgccgtcgtcgtcgtcgtcgtcgtcgtcgggcCGCGCGCGCGTAATGAGCGCGGACGCGCCGCCATGGACGGCGCGGGGGAACGCGGCGCTGAGATTAGCGTGGCCGGCGGGGGCTCCGCGCCGCCGCCATCATCACCACCCTGCCCCTCGGAGCGTGACAGGCGTCCCGGGGTTCGGCAGCCATCCGCGCTCAATGGCTGACGCGCACCCTGGGGAGATGAGTGCGGAACCCCGCCTGGGGCCGAGTCCATTCGGGCCAGAACACATGGGGCACTCGGCGGCCCTCAAAATCCGCCCAGCCCACCATTACGCTCCTCCTCAGCCGCGGCGGCAGCACATGGCAGGCCACAGTCCGACGTTCGGCGCCTACTCCATGACGCAGGCtctggcggcggcggcggcgggtcgGGACGCCTTCCCCCGGAGCCACCCAGCCCAACTCGGCCACGGCGTGTTCGTGTCGGCGACGGGTGGATACACGCCCGCGCACTACCACCACACGGACTTCCACCACGACCCGGCGCCGGACGCGCAAATACGCCTGGGACTACCGGCGGACGCGTACGCGCCGGCGGACCCCTTCTCCGCGCCGGCGCTGCACAACTACGCGGGACTCAACCTCAACCTGGGCGCGCAGACCACCGCCGCCACCGGCGCCTTCTTCCGGTACATGCGGCAGCCCATCAAGCGGGAGCTCATCTGCAAGTGgaccggcggcggcggcggcggccggCTCTGCTCCAAGACCTACGGGACCATGCACGAGCTGGTCACGCACGTCACCGTGGAGCACGTGGGCGGACCGGAGCACGCCGACCACGTCTGCCGGTGGGAGGACTGTCCCCGGGAGGGCAAGCCCTTCAAGGCCAAGTACAAGCTGGTCAACCACATCCGCGTCCACACCGGGGAGAAACCCTTCCCCTGTCCCTTCCCCGGCTGCGGGAAAGTCTTCGCGCGCTCGGAAAACCTGAAAATCCACAAAAGGACGCACACCGGTCAGTAATAATCTGCAACATGTTCATCGTGCCGGGAGGGGGGGCAGAGcgggaggggggggtgggggtggggggtggggggggcatgGCGGCTCGATCGTGCGTTTGACGTTTTgaccttttgttgttgtttacatcgACTAAAGGTGTCGGTCATGCGCACGCACAATACGGTAAACACATGTTTGTGGATTTTACACTTGCACGCCCCCctctcatatttatatatatatgtatatatatatatatatatatatatatatatatatatatatatatatatatatatatatatatatatatatatatatatatatatatatatatatatatatatatatatatatatatatatatatatatacatacatatatacatacatacgcacacatatatatatatatatatatatatatacatacatacgcacacatatatatatatatatatatatatatatacatacatacgcacacatacatatatacacacatacgcacacatatatatatatatatatatatatatatatatatatatatatatatatatatatatatacatatatatatacatacatacgcacacatacatatatacacacatacgcacacatttatatatatatatatatatatatatatatatatatatatatatatatatatatatatatatatatatatatatatatatatatatatatatatatatatatatatatatgtatatgcaaagGTAGATCAAAAATGTAAACGTTcccaaaacttaaaaaaaaaaaaaacgttgtcaTGGCAACACACGAGTCACGTGTTCAGTAGAACATCACTTATTTATTAGTCATATTtgcagggggggggggaatatgtTCACTTTTAAAAAACTTTATTGTCATGGCAACATGCTGCAGGTGACTGAATAATCGACGTTTGATATTCACTTATTTATTGTTCATATATTTGCTgaaataatgttttttattttttttaacttaaaaaaaaaaaaaaaaatgtaaaaatcgtCCCGAAACTTTTTAAAAACTTTATTGTCATGGCAACATACCGCAGGTGACACTAAATAATCAACATTTAACACATAATTTGAATAGAATATCActaatttattattcatatatttgcagaatttttttttttaaacttacatttttttttattgtcatggcAACAAGCGGGTATTCATATttgctaaaatatatatatatatatatatatatatatatatatatatatatatatatatatatatatatatatatatatatatatatatatatatatatatatatatatatatatatatatatatataaatcatccCAAAACTTTTAAAAACGTTATTGTCATGGCAACATACCGCAGGTGACACTAAATAATCAACATTTAACACACACTTTCAATAGAATATCacttatttattattcatatatttgcagaattttttttttaacttaaattttttttttattgtcatggcAACAAGCGAGTATtcatatttgctaaaaaaaaaaaaaaaaaaaaaaaaatagaataaaaaaaatatatatatataaatcgtcCCAAAACTTTTAAAAACTTTATTGTCATGGCAACATACTGCAGGTGACACTAAataatcaacatttaaaacacacattttttaataGAATATCACTTATTTGTTTATTCATGTTtgctggagattttttttttttaaacttaaaaaaaaaaaaatattgtcatgGCAACACGCGAGTCACGTGCATAATGTGACACTAAATAATGCACATTTAGCACATCATTTCAGCAGAATATCActcatttattatacatatatttgctaaaaaaatatatataaaaatcgtcCCAAAACTTTTAAAAACTTTATTGTCATGGCAACATACCGCAGGTGACACTAAATAATCAACATTTAACACACAATTTCAATAGAATATCacttatttattattcatatatttgctgaattttttttttttaacttaaaaaaaaaaactttattgtcATGGCAACACGCGAGTCACGTCACTTCACATTCACAGCACATAATTTCTGCAGAATATCactcatttattattcatattttctaaaaaaaaaaaaaaatacaaaaatcatcCCAAGACTTTATTGTCATGGCAACATACTGCAGGTAACACTAAATAGTAAACATTTAACACATAATTTCAATAGAACATAACttaattactattaatatttgctaaaaaaaaaaataataataataataataaaaataagaaaatattatgtatatatatatatatatatatatatatatatatatatatatatatatatatagatatatatatatatatatgtataaatcgtCCCAAAACTTCTAAAAACTTTATTGTCATGGCAACACGCGAGTCACGTGCATAATGTGACACTAAATAGTGCACATTTAGCACATCATTTCAGCAGAATATCactcatttattattcatattttctaaaaaaaaaaaaaatacaaaaatcgtCCCAAGACTTTATTGTCATGGCAACATACTGCAGGTGACactaaataataaacatttaacacATAATTTCAATAGAACATAACttaattactattaatatttgctaagaaaaaaaaataaaaataaaaataataaaaataagaaaatataatatatatatatttatatatatttatttatatttatatataaatcatCCCAAAACTTTTAAAAACTTTATTGTCATGGCAACACGCGAGTCACGTGCATAAGGTGACACTAAATAATCAACATTTAACAAATAAATATTCcatttaaattattattcatatttgctgattttctttttttttttaaatcgtcccAAAACTTTTATAAACTTTATTGTCATGGCAACATACCGCAggtgacac
It includes:
- the LOC133630338 gene encoding zinc finger protein ZIC 4-like, translated to MSADAPPWTARGNAALRLAWPAGAPRRRHHHHPAPRSVTGVPGFGSHPRSMADAHPGEMSAEPRLGPSPFGPEHMGHSAALKIRPAHHYAPPQPRRQHMAGHSPTFGAYSMTQALAAAAAGRDAFPRSHPAQLGHGVFVSATGGYTPAHYHHTDFHHDPAPDAQIRLGLPADAYAPADPFSAPALHNYAGLNLNLGAQTTAATGAFFRYMRQPIKRELICKWTGGGGGGRLCSKTYGTMHELVTHVTVEHVGGPEHADHVCRWEDCPREGKPFKAKYKLVNHIRVHTGEKPFPCPFPGCGKVFARSENLKIHKRTHTGEKPFRCEFTGCERRFANSSDRKKHSHVHTSDKPYTCKVRGCDKSYTHPSSLRKHMKAHCKSPPPSSGYESSTPSLLSPSSDPGREAAVAASLAASSSAASSGPANLSEWYVCHSSGASGGHSGASTPEGPHYRNQDAF